A single window of Mycolicibacterium madagascariense DNA harbors:
- a CDS encoding glycosyltransferase family 2 protein, which produces MPEVLPVVAAIPNYNMADYLSRLLPQVLAQGYRRVFVLDDASTDHTVDAVREFGDAVTLVRSPRNQGAGRNRNQILDHVDDETLIHFIDADMDLLTTNTASVAADLYARYAPGGVGVIGGLVRRADGTQEPYNYGPVFSLPTHLTGGFPPAIDRLRRKPRLARGVARLGRSAMTAWPHILEEPAAVRTYWVHEGNMIVSARVFRTLGGYDPHIREHEAQDFAIRLQGEGVERQFDPSIETIHHHVDVRGRFRAGKQFEAAVYMMRKHGFKRYLTDR; this is translated from the coding sequence ATGCCAGAAGTTTTGCCTGTAGTCGCCGCCATTCCGAATTACAACATGGCCGATTATCTTTCGCGCCTGCTGCCGCAAGTCCTGGCGCAGGGGTATCGGCGGGTGTTCGTCCTCGACGACGCGTCCACCGATCACACGGTCGACGCGGTCCGGGAATTCGGCGACGCCGTGACCCTGGTGCGCAGCCCGCGCAATCAGGGGGCCGGGCGCAACCGCAACCAGATCCTCGACCACGTGGACGACGAGACGCTGATCCACTTCATCGACGCCGACATGGATCTGCTGACGACGAATACGGCGTCGGTCGCCGCCGACCTCTACGCGCGGTACGCACCGGGCGGCGTCGGGGTCATCGGTGGCCTGGTGCGTCGCGCCGACGGAACCCAGGAGCCGTACAACTACGGTCCGGTGTTCTCGCTACCCACCCACCTCACCGGAGGGTTCCCACCCGCGATCGACCGGCTGCGTCGCAAGCCCAGGCTGGCCCGCGGGGTGGCCCGCCTGGGCCGGTCGGCCATGACGGCGTGGCCGCACATCCTGGAGGAGCCGGCCGCCGTGCGTACCTACTGGGTGCACGAGGGCAACATGATCGTGTCGGCGCGCGTCTTCCGCACCCTTGGCGGTTACGACCCGCACATCCGGGAGCACGAGGCGCAGGACTTCGCCATCCGCCTGCAGGGCGAGGGCGTCGAGCGCCAGTTCGACCCCAGCATCGAGACCATTCACCATCACGTCGACGTGCGCGGCCGGTTCCGGGCGGGCAAGCAGTTCGAAGCCGCGGTGTACATGATGCGCAAGCACGGTTTCAAGCGGTACCTGACCGACCGCTAG